One region of Zootoca vivipara chromosome 7, rZooViv1.1, whole genome shotgun sequence genomic DNA includes:
- the TOR3A gene encoding torsin-3A isoform X1, translating to MVCRALHYSLLLSFCLCSLLAAAQGQARQSKPWERRDTAQSSALQGSEPYDQLRNHLGTMRALSRRYWQLLACRLWQEDCEEEVAEKNEIMRTVIMEEEEEEEGGGGAVIVEHQGWSLSMVREIVSSWYCSFGKCCATGDCRVTNNITGLELELGRRLHGQHLAKDVVLKAVQGFLETPQPEKALALSFHGWSGTGKNFVARIMAEHLYQDGLKSDCVKVFISPFHFPHSKYVDIYKVQLAKQIGETVQQCEQSLFIFDEAEKLHGDLLDGIKPYMDHYDSIDTVDYRRSIFLFLSNTGSNIINEVALDFWHAGRAREEITMDSLEQYLRTELLESTDDGYAHNRLLEENLIDFLVPFLPLEYRHVKLCARDAFLARGLQFTEEALDEVARMMVFVPKEEKLFSAQGCKSVSQRINYFLP from the exons atggtgtgCAGGGCTTTGCATTACAGCCTTTTGCTGTCTTTCTGCCTCTGCTCTTTGCTGGCAGCAGCACAGGGGCAGGCGAGGCAAAGCAAGCCTTGGGAGCGCAGAGACACAGCCCAGAGCTCAGCCTTGCAGGGCAGTGAACCCTATGACCAGCTGAGGAATCACCTGGGGACCATGAGGGCCCTGTCCAGGAGGTACTGGCAGCTCTTGGCCTGCCGGTTGTGGCAGGAGGACTGCGAAGAAGAAGTGGCAGAGAAGAACGAGATAATGAGGACGGTgataatggaggaggaggaggaggaggaaggaggaggaggcgcggtCATCGTGGAACACCAAG GGTGGAGCTTGTCTATGGTGAGGGAGATCGTCTCCAGCTGGTACTGCAGCTTTGGCAAGTGCTGTGCAACGGGAGACTGCAGGGTGACCAACAACATCACAG GGTTGGAACTGGAGCTGGGCAGGCGACTCCATGGACAACACTTAGCAAAAGATGTTGTCCTGAAAGCTGTTCAAGGCTTCCTGGAAACCCCTCAGCCAGAGAAAGCCTTGGCCCTTTCCTTCCACGGCTGGTCTGGCACAGGCAAGAACTTTGTGGCCCGGATAATGGCAGAACACCTTTACCAGGATGGCTTAAAAAGCGACTGTGTCAAAGTCTTCATCTCACCATTTCACTTCCCTCATTCCAAGTATGTGGATATTTACAAG GTTCAGCTCGCAAAACAGATCGGTGAGACAGTCCAACAGTGTGAGCAGTCACTGTTTATTTTTGATGAGGCAGAGAAGCTTCACGGTGACCTTCTAGACGGCATAAAACCCTACATGGATCACTACGACAGCATTGATACAGTGGATTACCGGAGATCCATCTTCTTATTCCTTAG TAACACTGGCAGCAACATCATTAATGAGGTGGCTCTTGACTTCTGGCACGCTGGTCGAGCGAGAGAGGAAATAACCATGGATTCCTTAGAACAGTACCTTCGGACAGAGCTGCTGGAGTCCACAG ATGATGGTTATGCCCACAACCGCCTTCTGGAAGAGAATCTCATAGACTTCCTGGTACCGTTCCTGCCCTTGGAGTACCGCCACGTGAAGCTGTGTGCTCGAGATGCTTTCCTTGCCCGGGGCCTTCAGTTCACTGAAGAGGCACTGGATGAGGTTGCAAGGATGATGGTGTTCGTCCCCAAGGAGGAGAAACTGTTCTCAGCCCAGGGTTGCAAGTCAGTCTCTCAGCGTATAAACTACTTCCTTCCCTGA
- the TOR3A gene encoding torsin-3A isoform X2: protein MVCRALHYSLLLSFCLCSLLAAAQGQARQSKPWERRDTAQSSALQGSEPYDQLRNHLGTMRALSRRYWQLLACRLWQEDCEEEVAEKNEIMRTVIMEEEEEEEGGGGAVIVEHQGWSLSMVREIVSSWYCSFGKCCATGDCRVTNNITGLELELGRRLHGQHLAKDVVLKAVQGFLETPQPEKALALSFHGWSGTGKNFVARIMAEHLYQDGLKSDCVKVFISPFHFPHSKYVDIYKVQLAKQIGETVQQCEQSLFIFDEAEKLHGDLLDGIKPYMDHYDSIDTVDYRRSIFLFLSNTGSNIINEVALDFWHAGRAREEITMDSLEQYLRTELLESTGERPLDPDTVGGICKAPPTPRSVLRDCFTHHQRINLFL from the exons atggtgtgCAGGGCTTTGCATTACAGCCTTTTGCTGTCTTTCTGCCTCTGCTCTTTGCTGGCAGCAGCACAGGGGCAGGCGAGGCAAAGCAAGCCTTGGGAGCGCAGAGACACAGCCCAGAGCTCAGCCTTGCAGGGCAGTGAACCCTATGACCAGCTGAGGAATCACCTGGGGACCATGAGGGCCCTGTCCAGGAGGTACTGGCAGCTCTTGGCCTGCCGGTTGTGGCAGGAGGACTGCGAAGAAGAAGTGGCAGAGAAGAACGAGATAATGAGGACGGTgataatggaggaggaggaggaggaggaaggaggaggaggcgcggtCATCGTGGAACACCAAG GGTGGAGCTTGTCTATGGTGAGGGAGATCGTCTCCAGCTGGTACTGCAGCTTTGGCAAGTGCTGTGCAACGGGAGACTGCAGGGTGACCAACAACATCACAG GGTTGGAACTGGAGCTGGGCAGGCGACTCCATGGACAACACTTAGCAAAAGATGTTGTCCTGAAAGCTGTTCAAGGCTTCCTGGAAACCCCTCAGCCAGAGAAAGCCTTGGCCCTTTCCTTCCACGGCTGGTCTGGCACAGGCAAGAACTTTGTGGCCCGGATAATGGCAGAACACCTTTACCAGGATGGCTTAAAAAGCGACTGTGTCAAAGTCTTCATCTCACCATTTCACTTCCCTCATTCCAAGTATGTGGATATTTACAAG GTTCAGCTCGCAAAACAGATCGGTGAGACAGTCCAACAGTGTGAGCAGTCACTGTTTATTTTTGATGAGGCAGAGAAGCTTCACGGTGACCTTCTAGACGGCATAAAACCCTACATGGATCACTACGACAGCATTGATACAGTGGATTACCGGAGATCCATCTTCTTATTCCTTAG TAACACTGGCAGCAACATCATTAATGAGGTGGCTCTTGACTTCTGGCACGCTGGTCGAGCGAGAGAGGAAATAACCATGGATTCCTTAGAACAGTACCTTCGGACAGAGCTGCTGGAGTCCACAGGTGAGAGGCCTCTTGATCCTGACACAGTAGGCGGGATTTGcaaagctccccccaccccccgtagtGTTCTAAGGGACTGCTTCACGCATCACCAAAGAATCAACCTTTTCCTGTAG